Proteins encoded within one genomic window of Natronobeatus ordinarius:
- a CDS encoding RNA polymerase subunit sigma-70, giving the protein MYEVCGEKELKVILALDSDDSISGVARKIDENRETIRRVVNRLEEAGYVAYDDGLHLVDQTIRDVGLEFLTAAADISPPSISEAYVLSQFAGMEYAYTGIDAVYVWTRGGYQVARDPEDYPLFIAVHESDLDAWAAFFDRFGIPTAEERQPAEDFDGAIQVVLEPRPQIDAEMVDGRPVIPLQETVAFANEYYATFESALDMLGRMYDDVDTDANYRPN; this is encoded by the coding sequence ATGTACGAAGTGTGCGGTGAGAAGGAACTCAAGGTCATCCTCGCACTCGACTCAGATGATTCCATCTCCGGTGTCGCGCGGAAGATCGACGAGAACCGAGAGACGATTCGTCGCGTCGTGAATCGGCTCGAGGAGGCGGGATACGTCGCGTACGACGATGGACTCCATCTCGTCGATCAGACAATCCGAGACGTCGGTCTCGAGTTCCTGACGGCGGCAGCAGACATCTCGCCACCGTCGATTTCGGAAGCGTACGTCCTCTCGCAGTTTGCGGGAATGGAGTATGCTTACACTGGCATCGATGCCGTCTACGTCTGGACTCGGGGTGGCTACCAGGTCGCTCGCGACCCGGAGGACTATCCACTTTTCATCGCCGTCCACGAGTCTGACCTTGACGCCTGGGCGGCGTTCTTCGACCGATTCGGAATCCCGACTGCGGAGGAGCGCCAACCGGCTGAAGACTTCGATGGCGCCATCCAGGTCGTTCTGGAGCCGCGGCCACAGATCGATGCCGAAATGGTCGACGGACGGCCCGTCATCCCGCTCCAGGAAACCGTTGCGTTCGCAAACGAGTACTACGCAACCTTCGAGTCGGCGCTCGACATGCTCGGACGGATGTACGACGACGTCGACACTGACGCGAACTACCGCCCAAACTAA
- a CDS encoding ATP-binding protein: MDQFVNRIDELDRLQALYESDAAELAIIYGRRQIGKSELVRQSIADRDDAVYYQAVQGTATTQLRRFVEAAATTYPDITAVKEEWEPLLTYLTDRDAIIVIDEFPYLIESNEGLPSVIQHLWDTAVDESQATLVLTGSAIGMIHTHVLDGGAPLYGRVSQTPNGRLELTQLPFRSIQEFVPTYDPEERVFVYGVFGGTPRYLSPLDPSQSLGENITRLLCDPDGPLHDEPETVLQMELNEVNTYFSVLESMASGNRSRNEIAQGAGIESTNTSYYFDRLETLQIIEKHHPALADPARSKRTRYQIRDPVFRFYFRYLYGRGGQYELYGENAYEDLIEPELPDFVSETFESLCHQAVPALYADYQLTQVPSQWWYKGQEVDVVAPTDESTLIVGEAKFTNAPLGYDVLSDLEDDVEHIDWTPTGGGKPTYEFALFSRSGFKRSVEEAADERDDLRLFDLSDIVAVLESKTDQ, from the coding sequence ATGGACCAGTTCGTCAATCGTATCGATGAACTCGATCGGTTGCAGGCCCTGTATGAGAGTGACGCTGCAGAACTCGCGATTATCTATGGGCGCCGCCAGATCGGCAAGAGCGAACTCGTCCGTCAATCGATTGCCGACCGCGACGATGCCGTGTACTATCAGGCAGTCCAAGGAACAGCGACGACACAGCTCAGGCGATTCGTCGAGGCAGCAGCGACGACCTATCCAGACATCACGGCTGTCAAAGAAGAATGGGAACCGCTCTTAACGTACCTCACCGACAGAGACGCCATCATCGTCATTGACGAATTCCCGTACCTCATTGAATCGAACGAGGGGCTTCCATCGGTCATTCAACACCTGTGGGATACAGCCGTCGACGAGAGTCAGGCGACGCTCGTACTCACAGGCTCTGCAATCGGCATGATTCATACCCACGTCCTCGATGGCGGTGCGCCACTCTACGGCCGGGTATCCCAGACACCGAATGGCCGCCTCGAACTCACCCAGCTGCCGTTTCGTTCCATCCAAGAGTTCGTGCCGACGTACGATCCCGAAGAACGGGTGTTCGTCTATGGCGTCTTCGGCGGCACACCCCGATATCTCAGCCCTCTCGATCCATCACAGAGCCTCGGAGAGAACATCACGCGGCTGTTGTGCGACCCGGATGGCCCACTCCACGACGAGCCCGAAACCGTCCTCCAGATGGAGCTCAACGAGGTGAACACGTATTTCTCCGTCCTGGAATCGATGGCCAGCGGGAACCGCAGTCGAAACGAGATCGCCCAGGGAGCCGGCATCGAGAGTACCAACACGTCGTACTACTTCGACCGGCTGGAAACGCTCCAGATCATCGAGAAACACCATCCAGCACTCGCCGACCCGGCACGCAGCAAGCGGACGCGATACCAGATCCGGGATCCCGTATTCCGGTTTTACTTTCGGTATCTCTACGGCCGCGGGGGGCAATACGAACTCTACGGCGAGAACGCCTACGAGGACCTTATCGAACCGGAACTGCCCGACTTCGTCAGCGAAACGTTCGAATCGCTCTGTCACCAAGCGGTGCCGGCGCTCTATGCAGACTACCAGCTCACACAGGTGCCAAGCCAGTGGTGGTACAAGGGCCAGGAGGTAGATGTCGTCGCACCAACTGACGAGTCAACGCTGATCGTTGGCGAAGCGAAATTTACCAACGCTCCCCTCGGCTATGACGTGCTTTCGGATCTCGAAGACGACGTGGAGCACATCGACTGGACACCCACCGGAGGTGGTAAGCCGACGTATGAATTCGCCTTATTCAGCCGCTCCGGGTTCAAACGCTCGGTCGAGGAAGCTGCAGACGAGCGTGACGATCTTCGTCTCTTCGATCTATCTGATATCGTTGCTGTTCTTGAGAGTAAAACCGACCAGTAA